One window from the genome of Actinoplanes teichomyceticus ATCC 31121 encodes:
- a CDS encoding response regulator transcription factor, with product MIRVLLVDDQQLIRAGLRMLLDAEEGMEVVGEAGDGRAAVTLTAQLVPDVVVMDLRMPGVDGITATSRIMAERPSTRVLVLTTFGDDDHLYPALQAGACGFLLKDAPPAELLNGIRQAAAGESPFSQEVLRRLVRRAVEARPEAPPRLDGLTAREREVLDLVAEGLTNGEIADRLHIGVTTVKTHITALMAKTNSPNRVRLALAAQRA from the coding sequence GTGATCCGGGTGCTGCTGGTGGACGACCAGCAACTGATCCGGGCCGGGCTGCGCATGCTGCTGGACGCGGAGGAGGGCATGGAGGTCGTCGGCGAGGCCGGCGACGGCCGCGCCGCGGTCACCCTGACCGCCCAGCTCGTCCCGGACGTCGTGGTGATGGACCTGCGGATGCCGGGCGTCGACGGCATCACCGCCACGAGCCGGATCATGGCGGAGCGGCCGTCCACCCGGGTCCTGGTGCTCACCACCTTCGGCGATGACGACCACCTCTACCCGGCATTGCAGGCCGGCGCATGCGGCTTCCTGCTGAAGGACGCACCGCCGGCCGAGCTGCTCAACGGGATCCGGCAGGCCGCGGCCGGGGAGAGCCCGTTCAGTCAGGAGGTGCTGCGCCGGCTGGTCCGGCGCGCGGTCGAGGCGCGCCCGGAGGCGCCGCCCCGGCTCGACGGCCTGACGGCCCGCGAGCGGGAGGTGCTCGACCTGGTCGCCGAGGGACTGACCAACGGTGAGATCGCGGATCGCCTGCACATCGGGGTGACCACGGTGAAGACCCACATCACGGCGCTGATGGCCAAGACCAACAGCCCCAATCGGGTACGCCTGGCGCTCGCCGCCCAGCGCGCCTGA
- a CDS encoding HAD family hydrolase, with protein MLRGVLFDLDGTLGDHDGAVVAALTAWLPTVGMVADPATIARWNEIAETHLAAWRRREIDFREQRRRRLRDFGFRYAPERLDEIHAGFLTEYRNAYRAFDDVPVALAAVAGAGLRVAVLTNGSAVQQRAKLARMGLADLGPVWTPDDLGMAKPDPGAFRGALARWGLRPGEALSVGDRHDLDVRAARAAGLRAVHLDRWGTGPYDEPHRIGSLRELAGHL; from the coding sequence ATGTTGCGCGGCGTTCTCTTCGACCTCGACGGCACGCTCGGTGACCACGACGGGGCGGTGGTCGCCGCGCTGACGGCCTGGCTGCCGACCGTCGGAATGGTCGCCGACCCGGCGACGATCGCGCGCTGGAACGAGATCGCCGAAACGCATCTGGCCGCCTGGCGGCGGCGCGAGATCGATTTCCGGGAACAGCGCCGGCGGCGGCTGCGCGATTTCGGTTTCCGGTACGCCCCGGAACGGCTCGACGAGATCCACGCCGGCTTCCTGACCGAGTACCGCAACGCCTACCGCGCCTTCGACGACGTGCCCGTGGCGCTGGCCGCGGTGGCGGGCGCCGGTCTGCGGGTGGCCGTGCTGACCAACGGCTCGGCCGTGCAGCAGCGAGCGAAACTGGCCCGGATGGGCCTGGCCGATCTGGGGCCGGTGTGGACTCCCGACGATCTGGGGATGGCCAAGCCCGATCCGGGCGCGTTCCGCGGGGCGCTCGCCCGCTGGGGACTGAGGCCCGGGGAGGCGCTCAGTGTGGGGGACAGGCATGATCTCGACGTGCGGGCGGCGCGGGCCGCCGGGCTGCGGGCGGTTCACCTGGACCGGTGGGGGACCGGGCCGTACGACGAACCGCACCGCATCGGCTCACTGCGTGAGCTGGCCGGTCACTTGTAG
- a CDS encoding TioE family transcriptional regulator, whose translation MRKSQTTRYRPVDLARRHCRSAQAIRNYERDGVIPPAWRTATGYRAYGERHMVAVGAFLALADAYGHAPAGVIMRAVLGGDPDTAFATIDAGHTRLSRDRETLTAVEAAAGFLRAPARGAPAQRPLPVGALAHRLGVTPATLRKWERAGILVPARDRATHQRVYTADDIRDADLAHLLRRGGYGLPYIATVLHQVRGAGGPEPLAASLTEWRSRLRARGHAMLTAAARLAEFLALPEEPPEAAQEAAPPVGVRAGRLGIIRDQCG comes from the coding sequence ATGCGGAAGTCTCAAACCACTCGATACCGGCCGGTGGACCTCGCCCGGCGGCACTGCCGCTCCGCCCAGGCGATCCGCAACTACGAGCGCGACGGCGTCATCCCACCGGCGTGGCGCACCGCGACGGGCTATCGCGCCTACGGCGAACGGCACATGGTCGCGGTGGGCGCTTTCCTCGCGCTCGCCGACGCGTACGGCCACGCCCCGGCCGGCGTGATCATGCGGGCCGTGCTCGGCGGCGACCCGGACACCGCCTTCGCCACCATCGACGCCGGCCACACCCGCCTGTCCCGGGACCGGGAGACGCTCACCGCCGTCGAGGCCGCCGCGGGTTTCCTGCGCGCGCCCGCCCGGGGCGCCCCGGCGCAGCGCCCGCTCCCGGTCGGCGCGCTCGCCCACCGGCTCGGCGTCACCCCCGCCACGCTGCGCAAGTGGGAACGGGCCGGGATTCTGGTACCGGCCCGCGACCGGGCCACCCACCAGCGCGTCTACACCGCCGACGACATCCGCGACGCCGACCTGGCGCACCTGCTGCGTCGCGGCGGGTACGGTCTGCCGTACATCGCCACGGTGCTCCACCAGGTGCGCGGCGCGGGCGGACCGGAGCCGCTGGCCGCGTCCCTGACCGAGTGGCGGTCCCGCCTGCGGGCCCGGGGGCACGCGATGCTCACCGCGGCGGCCCGCCTCGCCGAGTTCCTGGCCCTCCCCGAGGAGCCGCCGGAGGCCGCACAGGAAGCCGCCCCGCCCGTGGGGGTCCGGGCGGGGCGGCTTGGCATCATCCGCGATCAGTGCGGGTGA
- a CDS encoding nucleotidyltransferase family protein produces the protein MNTAGLVLAAGAGRRFGMPKALVPYRNGVLVQHAAGTLRRAGCARTVVVLGARAADVVEAAPDLPETVLNPDWPTGMGSSLRAGLAALAADDSVDAAVVLLVDMPGISAEAVRRITVHAAPDALVMGGYGGRRGHPVLLGRAHWRGVAASATGDRGARDYLRSRAVMVVDVGDVADDTDLDRPGDLDA, from the coding sequence ATGAACACGGCCGGGTTGGTGCTCGCGGCCGGTGCGGGGCGCCGGTTCGGGATGCCGAAGGCGCTGGTCCCGTACCGGAACGGGGTGCTGGTGCAGCATGCGGCCGGGACCCTGCGCCGGGCCGGATGCGCCCGGACCGTGGTGGTTCTCGGCGCGCGCGCCGCGGACGTGGTCGAGGCCGCGCCGGATCTGCCGGAGACCGTGCTGAACCCGGACTGGCCGACCGGTATGGGTTCGTCGCTGCGCGCCGGCCTGGCCGCGCTGGCCGCCGACGACAGCGTGGACGCGGCCGTGGTCCTGCTGGTCGACATGCCCGGGATCAGCGCCGAGGCGGTCCGCCGGATCACCGTGCACGCCGCGCCGGACGCGCTGGTGATGGGCGGCTACGGCGGCCGGCGCGGCCATCCGGTGCTGCTCGGGCGGGCGCACTGGCGCGGCGTCGCCGCGAGCGCGACGGGTGATCGCGGCGCCCGGGATTACCTGCGGTCCCGCGCGGTAATGGTGGTGGATGTCGGCGATGTCGCCGACGACACCGATCTGGACCGCCCGGGGGACCTCGATGCGTGA
- a CDS encoding sensor histidine kinase, translated as MSRFLDARDTRTRSLLLDLSGLGYLLVVGQTGRPPTPPQWALAALAFASALLLHRRQPINLLVQTTLFAVATVRLDDATINQVGTAWAIGELALWAPRTRHLVAGTAAVAAVHLICDPPTSPGRITPSLIGLAVNLGLPVLLGLVVRTTREVSVQAERRALEEQRRRESEHRAARADERGAIARELHDVVAHHVASMVLRVGVARHVLPDLDPRAAEVFDDVHRTGTAALADLRRLVAVLRDPDAVRGDAALTAIDPSALPAALDGAVETARTAGVIVEAEIDPAVARLDAVRGLALLRLTQEALTNVAKHAGPDARAQLRVAMSGTELHWSVTDDGGRGGGVPDAAPPPSASRTGAAGSGPSPSVPGDGRSGPSPSVPGDGRSGPSPSAPRDGRSGPSVSPAGDGGAGSVPGGGHGLTGMRERVAVLGGSLVAGPSGRGWRVATVLPGEHPAAESPAATFTDPPAPGHPGAPEPASPAPAIPVPSVPAAPVSPVPAAPVSPVPAAPVSPVPTAPVSPVPAAPAAPGTAGAPAERRIPEEDE; from the coding sequence ATGTCCCGGTTCCTCGACGCGCGAGACACCCGCACGCGCTCGCTGCTGCTGGACCTCAGCGGCCTGGGCTACCTGCTCGTGGTCGGCCAGACCGGACGCCCGCCGACGCCGCCGCAGTGGGCCCTCGCGGCGCTCGCCTTCGCCTCCGCCCTGCTGCTGCACCGCCGGCAACCGATCAACCTGCTGGTGCAGACCACGCTCTTCGCGGTCGCGACGGTCCGGCTCGACGACGCGACGATCAACCAGGTCGGCACCGCCTGGGCGATCGGCGAACTGGCCCTCTGGGCGCCCCGGACACGCCACCTGGTGGCCGGGACCGCCGCCGTGGCCGCCGTCCACCTGATCTGCGACCCGCCCACCTCGCCCGGCCGGATCACACCGAGCCTGATCGGGCTGGCGGTCAACCTCGGCCTGCCGGTCCTGCTCGGCCTCGTCGTGCGGACCACCCGCGAGGTGAGCGTGCAGGCCGAGCGGCGGGCGCTGGAGGAACAACGCCGGCGCGAGTCCGAGCACCGCGCGGCCCGCGCCGACGAGCGCGGCGCGATCGCCCGGGAACTGCACGACGTCGTCGCCCACCACGTCGCGTCGATGGTGCTGCGGGTCGGGGTGGCCCGGCACGTGCTGCCGGACCTCGACCCGCGGGCCGCGGAGGTCTTCGACGACGTCCACCGGACCGGCACGGCGGCGTTGGCGGACCTGCGGCGGCTGGTCGCGGTCCTGCGAGACCCCGATGCGGTACGCGGGGACGCCGCCCTGACCGCGATCGACCCGTCCGCGTTGCCGGCCGCCCTGGACGGGGCGGTGGAGACCGCCCGGACGGCCGGAGTGATCGTGGAGGCCGAGATCGACCCGGCGGTGGCGCGGCTGGACGCGGTCCGCGGGTTGGCGCTGCTGCGGCTCACCCAGGAGGCGTTGACGAACGTGGCCAAGCACGCCGGGCCGGATGCCCGGGCGCAGCTGCGGGTGGCGATGAGCGGGACCGAGCTGCATTGGTCGGTCACCGACGACGGCGGGCGTGGCGGCGGCGTACCGGACGCCGCGCCCCCGCCGTCTGCCTCCCGGACGGGCGCTGCCGGCTCCGGGCCGTCTCCTTCCGTGCCGGGTGACGGCCGGTCCGGGCCGTCTCCTTCCGTGCCGGGTGACGGCCGGTCCGGGCCGTCTCCATCCGCGCCCCGTGACGGCCGGTCCGGGCCGTCCGTCTCCCCGGCGGGCGACGGCGGTGCGGGAAGCGTTCCCGGCGGCGGGCACGGGCTGACCGGGATGCGGGAGCGGGTCGCGGTGCTCGGCGGCTCGCTCGTCGCCGGGCCGTCCGGCCGGGGATGGCGGGTGGCCACGGTGCTGCCCGGGGAACACCCGGCTGCCGAGTCGCCGGCGGCGACCTTCACCGACCCGCCGGCACCGGGCCATCCGGGAGCGCCGGAGCCAGCGTCCCCCGCTCCCGCGATCCCTGTGCCGTCTGTCCCCGCCGCCCCTGTGTCGCCTGTCCCCGCCGCCCCTGTGTCGCCTGTCCCCGCCGCCCCTGTGTCGCCTGTCCCCACTGCCCCTGTGTCGCCTGTCCCCGCTGCCCCGGCGGCGCCCGGTACTGCCGGCGCTCCGGCTGAGCGCCGCATCCCCGAGGAGGACGAGTGA
- a CDS encoding S8 family peptidase, translating to MRKWTLGALVTSAVAASAVLAVPSPAVAVGAVIGADAPGAVPGRYIVTLKNHGMGPSVHSLGAGRLLRSFRAIPGFAAELTAAQARRLAADPAVRSVEQDRRVRVTAGEAPAATVRAVAGKAPAATVRTAAGEVRVASTQRTPAWGLDRIDQRSVNASRSYTPTDDGSSVHAYVIDTGIRITHAEFGGRASYGWDFADGDRNAADCDGHGTHVAGTIGGLTYGVAKKVRLVAVRVLNCQGEGMLSDVIDGVDWVTEHAIKPAVANMSVGGSSSPSLDFAVEQSIASGVTYVVAAGNENDNAVWSSPADVPAAITVAATDNRDRRAAFSNYGSLVDIFAPGVNIRSSVAASNTATALYSGTSMATPHVAGAAALILDASPKLTPVQVRNRLVANATTGKVTDRRGTPNRLLFVPAPPARPVIATSRVAAGRVGTPYSGRLALTAARTGVWQVAGGSMPPGLSLTSAGTIAGTPRRPGVYAVTVRFTDYVPQAVTRRIVVPVVADTPVIDAELPGAEAGTDYTARLSTADRRDGTWTLVSGALPAGLGLDGSGLISGVPAASAGETATFTVRFTDGWGNTATRQYTLAVSAGA from the coding sequence ATGCGTAAGTGGACCCTCGGCGCTCTCGTCACCTCGGCGGTCGCCGCCTCGGCCGTCCTCGCCGTCCCTTCCCCCGCCGTCGCCGTCGGCGCGGTGATCGGCGCCGATGCCCCCGGCGCGGTGCCCGGCCGATACATCGTCACCCTGAAGAACCACGGAATGGGTCCCAGCGTGCACAGCCTCGGGGCCGGGCGGCTGCTGCGCAGCTTCCGCGCGATTCCGGGCTTCGCCGCCGAGTTGACCGCCGCCCAGGCGCGCCGCCTGGCCGCCGACCCGGCGGTCCGCTCCGTCGAGCAGGACCGCAGGGTTCGGGTGACGGCCGGGGAGGCGCCGGCCGCGACGGTGCGGGCGGTAGCCGGGAAGGCGCCGGCCGCGACGGTGCGGACGGCAGCCGGGGAGGTGCGGGTGGCGAGCACCCAGCGGACGCCGGCCTGGGGCCTGGACCGGATCGACCAGCGGTCGGTGAACGCCTCAAGGAGCTACACGCCGACCGACGACGGCTCGTCGGTGCACGCCTACGTCATCGACACCGGCATCCGGATCACCCATGCGGAGTTCGGCGGGCGGGCGTCGTACGGCTGGGACTTCGCCGACGGCGACCGCAACGCCGCGGACTGCGACGGGCACGGCACGCACGTGGCCGGCACCATCGGCGGGCTCACCTACGGTGTCGCCAAGAAGGTGCGGCTGGTGGCGGTGCGGGTGCTGAACTGCCAGGGCGAGGGCATGCTGTCCGACGTGATCGACGGCGTCGACTGGGTCACCGAACACGCGATCAAGCCGGCCGTGGCGAACATGAGCGTGGGCGGATCGTCGAGCCCGTCGCTGGACTTCGCGGTGGAGCAGTCGATCGCCTCGGGCGTGACCTACGTGGTGGCGGCCGGCAACGAGAACGACAACGCGGTGTGGAGCAGCCCGGCCGACGTGCCGGCGGCGATCACGGTGGCGGCCACCGACAACCGGGACCGGCGGGCCGCGTTCTCCAACTACGGCAGCCTGGTCGACATCTTCGCGCCCGGTGTGAACATCAGGTCGTCGGTGGCTGCGAGCAACACCGCGACGGCGCTCTACAGCGGCACGTCGATGGCCACCCCGCACGTGGCCGGCGCCGCGGCGCTGATCCTGGACGCGAGCCCGAAGCTGACCCCGGTGCAGGTGCGCAACCGGCTGGTCGCGAACGCCACCACCGGCAAGGTCACCGACCGGCGCGGTACGCCCAACCGGCTGCTGTTCGTCCCGGCGCCGCCCGCCAGGCCGGTGATCGCGACGTCTCGCGTGGCCGCGGGCAGGGTCGGTACGCCGTACTCCGGGAGATTGGCCCTGACCGCGGCCCGGACCGGCGTCTGGCAGGTGGCCGGCGGCAGCATGCCGCCCGGGCTGTCGCTGACGTCCGCCGGAACGATTGCCGGAACGCCGAGGAGGCCCGGCGTCTACGCGGTGACCGTGCGGTTCACCGACTACGTGCCGCAGGCGGTGACCCGGCGGATCGTTGTCCCGGTGGTGGCCGACACCCCGGTGATCGACGCCGAACTGCCGGGCGCCGAGGCGGGCACGGATTACACGGCGCGGCTGTCCACGGCGGACCGCCGGGACGGCACCTGGACGCTGGTGTCGGGCGCGCTGCCGGCCGGGCTCGGCCTGGACGGATCGGGCCTGATCAGCGGGGTGCCGGCGGCGTCGGCGGGGGAGACCGCGACGTTCACGGTCCGCTTCACCGACGGCTGGGGCAACACCGCGACCAGGCAGTACACGCTGGCGGTGAGCGCCGGGGCGTAG
- a CDS encoding DUF6194 family protein → MLSAFLAAHGTPRLLALGEPGHAEPAFRLLRNRVFQELVAAGFRSIAVESDRTAALAVDDHVAGGAPPPGDGFGHGPGALPADRELIAWMRTHNAGLPAAERLTFHGFAPPAAPPAADPAPGAGMVGVRDALMAANLVDIAAAEAGRGPTLVFAHNRRLRRDPGRRSPAGTPLRCPGPGAILGEVLAGRYAVILGSLDDGAAAFTFEGRLTAASPAEPALFDAARLPRVLGGAPRVRTGVPAERGRSPLDAETVAGCDAILHVPPMTPDPVDALAERIRRLPGVSELIAGPDTGAPEQSWGDRFYFAGAERMRPFATIVVQDVPGFDERSGLDRPGVFRLNVELGRAGFRELFGYGPEEFAAHRDGIDFAAAGRWFPHPVYAAQGWGSMVTPGEPQRAEVDRLVERALRRSARRASRR, encoded by the coding sequence ATGCTTTCCGCTTTCCTTGCGGCGCACGGCACGCCGCGACTGCTCGCCCTCGGTGAGCCCGGCCATGCCGAGCCGGCGTTCCGGCTGCTGCGCAACCGCGTCTTCCAGGAGCTGGTCGCGGCCGGCTTCCGGTCGATCGCCGTGGAGTCCGACCGGACCGCCGCGCTGGCGGTCGACGACCATGTCGCCGGCGGCGCGCCCCCGCCCGGGGACGGCTTCGGTCACGGCCCGGGCGCGCTGCCGGCCGACCGCGAGCTGATCGCGTGGATGCGTACCCACAATGCCGGCCTGCCGGCCGCCGAGCGGCTCACCTTCCACGGCTTCGCCCCGCCGGCAGCGCCGCCCGCCGCCGATCCGGCGCCCGGCGCGGGGATGGTCGGGGTCCGGGACGCCCTGATGGCCGCGAACCTGGTGGACATCGCCGCCGCCGAGGCCGGCCGTGGCCCGACGCTGGTCTTCGCGCACAACCGGCGCCTGCGACGCGACCCGGGCCGCCGCTCGCCGGCCGGCACCCCTCTGCGGTGCCCCGGCCCCGGCGCGATCCTGGGCGAGGTGCTGGCCGGGCGGTACGCGGTGATCCTGGGCAGTCTCGACGACGGTGCGGCCGCCTTCACGTTCGAGGGCCGGCTGACCGCCGCGTCGCCCGCCGAGCCGGCGCTGTTCGACGCCGCCCGGCTGCCCCGCGTGCTGGGCGGCGCGCCGCGCGTGCGCACCGGCGTGCCCGCCGAGCGGGGCCGGTCCCCGCTCGACGCGGAGACGGTGGCCGGCTGCGACGCGATCCTGCACGTCCCGCCGATGACGCCGGACCCGGTGGATGCGCTCGCCGAACGGATCCGGCGCCTGCCCGGGGTGTCCGAGCTGATCGCCGGCCCGGACACCGGGGCGCCGGAGCAAAGCTGGGGCGACCGGTTCTACTTCGCCGGTGCGGAGCGGATGCGCCCGTTCGCCACGATCGTCGTGCAGGACGTGCCCGGCTTCGACGAGCGCTCCGGCCTGGACCGGCCCGGCGTCTTCCGGCTCAACGTGGAGCTGGGCCGCGCCGGGTTCCGCGAGCTGTTCGGGTACGGTCCGGAAGAGTTCGCGGCCCACCGCGACGGCATCGACTTCGCCGCCGCCGGCCGCTGGTTCCCGCACCCGGTCTACGCGGCGCAGGGCTGGGGATCGATGGTGACTCCGGGCGAGCCGCAGCGGGCCGAGGTGGACCGGCTCGTCGAGCGGGCGCTGCGGCGTTCGGCGCGGCGCGCGAGCCGGCGCTGA
- a CDS encoding cysteine hydrolase family protein, with protein sequence MTEALLVIDVQESFRARPLWRAVDNPEVIANVRRLVDAARAAGRLVVWVLHAEPGTGDTFDPARGFVRVMDELTPAAGEPVLTKTVHNAFTTTDLQHRLTVAGVRGVTVCGLRTEQCVETTARFASDLGYDVTFVTEATATFPIPHRDAPRDRSVEELLADPRTLSAADVVARTEYALAGRFATIRTVAEVEKG encoded by the coding sequence ATGACCGAAGCGCTGCTTGTCATCGATGTCCAGGAGTCGTTCCGGGCCCGCCCGCTGTGGCGGGCCGTCGACAACCCCGAGGTGATCGCGAACGTGCGACGGCTGGTGGACGCCGCCCGCGCGGCGGGCCGGCTGGTCGTCTGGGTACTGCACGCCGAGCCCGGCACCGGCGACACCTTCGACCCGGCCCGCGGCTTCGTCCGGGTGATGGACGAGCTCACCCCGGCCGCCGGCGAGCCGGTGCTGACCAAGACCGTGCACAACGCGTTCACCACCACCGATCTGCAGCACCGCCTGACCGTCGCCGGGGTGCGCGGGGTGACGGTGTGCGGCCTGCGGACCGAGCAGTGCGTCGAGACGACCGCCCGGTTCGCGTCCGACCTCGGCTACGACGTCACCTTCGTCACGGAGGCGACCGCCACGTTCCCGATCCCGCACCGCGACGCCCCGCGCGACCGGAGCGTCGAGGAGTTGCTGGCCGATCCGCGTACGCTGTCCGCCGCGGACGTGGTGGCCCGCACGGAGTACGCCCTGGCCGGCCGGTTCGCCACCATCCGTACCGTGGCGGAGGTCGAGAAGGGCTGA
- a CDS encoding pectate lyase, with protein MFNNLRKRWRTGLVAITALGLGIGAIVYTQGASAATWPSATGTVKLTATKAVSGTLDGGLKRYYGSGALGGDSQDEGQDPLFTLADGATLKNVIIGSPAADGVHCLGSCTLTNVWWENVGEDAATFKGGSNATYTVSGGGAKGADDKVFQHNGGGTLTIKNFAVDDFGKLYRSCGNCKTQYKRTVVVNGLTATYPGSSLVGINANFGDTATLSNITILNDSSRKIAVCVTYRGNKTGAEPTKLATYKGSTGGDGTSCKFTKANVTYK; from the coding sequence GTGTTCAACAATCTGCGGAAGCGGTGGCGTACCGGGCTGGTGGCGATCACGGCGCTCGGGCTGGGTATCGGCGCGATCGTCTACACGCAGGGCGCCTCGGCGGCGACCTGGCCGAGCGCCACCGGCACGGTCAAGCTGACCGCCACCAAGGCGGTCTCCGGCACCCTGGACGGGGGCCTCAAGCGCTACTACGGCAGCGGCGCGCTGGGCGGCGACTCGCAGGACGAGGGCCAGGACCCGCTGTTCACCCTGGCCGACGGCGCCACCCTGAAGAACGTCATCATCGGCTCCCCGGCCGCCGACGGCGTGCACTGCCTCGGCTCGTGCACCCTCACCAACGTGTGGTGGGAGAACGTCGGCGAGGACGCCGCGACCTTCAAGGGCGGCTCGAACGCGACCTACACGGTCAGCGGCGGCGGGGCCAAGGGCGCCGACGACAAGGTCTTCCAGCACAACGGCGGCGGCACGCTGACCATCAAGAACTTCGCGGTGGACGACTTCGGCAAGCTGTACCGCTCGTGCGGCAACTGCAAGACCCAGTACAAGCGCACGGTCGTGGTCAACGGCCTCACCGCCACGTATCCCGGCTCGTCGCTGGTCGGCATCAACGCGAACTTCGGCGACACCGCCACGCTCAGCAACATCACGATCCTGAACGACAGCAGCAGGAAGATCGCCGTCTGCGTCACCTACCGGGGCAACAAGACCGGCGCCGAGCCCACCAAGCTGGCCACCTACAAGGGCAGCACCGGCGGGGACGGCACCTCCTGCAAGTTCACCAAGGCCAACGTCACCTACAAGTGA
- a CDS encoding GlxA family transcriptional regulator, with translation MSVVVFVLTPQVHLLDLAGPAQVFSTAPGYTLRYVAESATVPTWQGVVLHADLEWPALTPDDLVVVPGWSAGHGFFRTGTLRRIADHHAAGGTVASVCAGADALGRAGLLDGRRCTTHHDLQDLLARSYPRSSVIRDVLYVSDDRVVTSAGIASGIDLALHLVALRHGPAVAARVAREMVVYARRNGDEQQAGVMLRHRAHLSDVVHRVQDRIDASFDGPLRLAGLAAGAGVSERTLTRLFTAATGRTPLQYQQLLRVERAEYLIGHGSTVEAAARAVGFGDARMLRRLRSRAATLPA, from the coding sequence GTGAGCGTGGTGGTCTTCGTCCTCACCCCGCAGGTGCACCTGCTGGACCTGGCCGGCCCGGCCCAGGTGTTCTCCACCGCGCCCGGCTACACCCTGCGCTACGTCGCCGAGTCGGCGACCGTGCCCACCTGGCAGGGCGTGGTGCTGCACGCCGACCTGGAGTGGCCCGCGCTGACCCCGGACGATCTCGTGGTCGTCCCGGGGTGGAGTGCGGGCCACGGCTTCTTCCGGACCGGCACGCTGCGCCGGATCGCCGATCACCACGCCGCCGGCGGCACCGTGGCCAGCGTCTGCGCCGGCGCGGACGCGCTCGGCCGGGCCGGTCTGCTCGACGGCCGCCGCTGCACCACCCACCACGACCTGCAGGACCTGCTGGCCCGCAGCTATCCGCGGTCGTCGGTGATCCGCGACGTCCTGTACGTCAGCGACGACCGGGTGGTCACCTCGGCGGGCATCGCCAGCGGCATCGATCTGGCGTTGCACCTGGTGGCGTTGCGGCACGGCCCGGCGGTGGCCGCCCGGGTGGCCCGGGAGATGGTGGTCTACGCCCGGCGCAACGGCGACGAGCAGCAGGCCGGGGTGATGCTGCGGCACCGGGCGCACCTCAGTGACGTGGTGCACCGGGTGCAGGATCGGATCGACGCGTCGTTCGACGGCCCGTTGCGGCTGGCCGGGCTGGCCGCCGGGGCGGGGGTCAGCGAACGTACCCTGACCCGGCTGTTCACCGCCGCGACCGGGCGCACCCCGCTGCAGTACCAGCAGCTGCTGCGGGTGGAGCGGGCGGAGTACCTGATCGGGCACGGGTCCACGGTGGAGGCGGCGGCCCGCGCGGTCGGGTTCGGCGACGCGAGAATGCTGCGGCGCCTGCGGTCCCGGGCGGCTACTCTCCCGGCGTGA
- a CDS encoding XdhC family protein, whose translation MSPTTPIWTARGTSMRDVLADLLRWWSAGEPAGLATVTATWSSAPRPPGAAMAVGPDGVAVGSVSGGCVEAAVHDLCLEVAETGRSRVARFGVADELAVGVGLTCGGTVELAVARVDRESFPRLPQLVAAVEAGEPVALVVAGAAGFDVVTAATGDPAARRMLAEGRTGLLPDGRMVVSFGPAPRMLVFGATEHAAAVARIGGFLGYRVTVCDARPVFATARRLPGADEVVVDWPHRYLAAEAEAGRIDGRTVVCVLTHDPKFDVPALELALRLEVGFVGAMGSRRTHEDRLRRLREAGLGEAELGRLSSPIGLDLGARSPEETAVSIAAEIVARRHGGSGAPLSGLSGPVHATHRE comes from the coding sequence ATGTCGCCGACGACACCGATCTGGACCGCCCGGGGGACCTCGATGCGTGACGTGCTGGCCGATCTGCTGCGCTGGTGGTCGGCCGGCGAGCCGGCCGGTCTGGCCACGGTCACCGCGACCTGGTCGAGCGCGCCCCGCCCGCCCGGCGCGGCGATGGCCGTCGGGCCGGACGGCGTGGCGGTCGGCAGCGTCTCCGGCGGGTGCGTGGAGGCCGCCGTCCACGACCTGTGCCTGGAGGTGGCCGAGACCGGGCGCAGCCGGGTCGCCCGGTTCGGCGTCGCCGACGAGCTGGCCGTCGGGGTCGGGCTGACCTGCGGCGGAACGGTCGAGCTGGCGGTCGCCCGGGTGGACCGCGAGTCGTTTCCGCGGCTGCCGCAGCTGGTGGCGGCGGTGGAGGCGGGCGAGCCGGTCGCGCTCGTGGTGGCCGGCGCGGCCGGGTTCGACGTCGTGACGGCGGCGACCGGGGATCCGGCGGCGCGGCGGATGCTCGCCGAGGGGCGTACCGGGCTGCTGCCGGACGGCCGGATGGTGGTGTCGTTCGGGCCGGCGCCGCGGATGCTGGTGTTCGGCGCCACCGAGCACGCGGCCGCGGTGGCGCGGATCGGCGGGTTCCTCGGTTACCGGGTGACCGTCTGCGACGCGCGGCCGGTGTTCGCCACCGCGCGGCGGCTCCCCGGCGCGGACGAGGTGGTGGTGGACTGGCCGCACCGGTACCTGGCCGCCGAGGCGGAGGCGGGGCGGATCGACGGCCGTACGGTGGTGTGCGTGCTCACCCACGACCCGAAGTTCGACGTGCCGGCGCTGGAGCTGGCGCTGCGCCTGGAGGTGGGTTTCGTCGGCGCGATGGGTTCCCGGCGCACGCACGAGGACCGCCTGCGGCGGCTGCGCGAGGCCGGGCTGGGCGAGGCCGAGCTGGGCCGGCTCAGCTCGCCGATCGGGCTGGACCTGGGCGCGCGCAGTCCCGAGGAGACCGCGGTGAGCATCGCGGCGGAGATCGTCGCGCGGCGGCACGGCGGCTCCGGCGCGCCGCTCTCCGGGCTGTCCGGACCGGTCCACGCCACTCACCGCGAGTAG